TATGAGAGTCAAGTAAAAGGTAAGGCGGGAGTCTTGcagcatgcacgcacgcacgcacgcacgcacgtacGTACGCACGCGCATCCCACCTCAGGAGCTCACCCTGAGTGCTGCATAAAGCAGGAGATGTGATCAGGGGGTGAGGTTGTCTGGGGTTCAGGGTCATCGGGGTCAGCTGGCTTGGCGAAGGGGGTACCCTACTCGCTATGGCTCCCTGCATCATTTGCCCTTCGGAAGAAGACACCTGCTCGGACACAgaaatgtcatgattatgaaCAGCCCCCTTGATTACGACCACCCATTTGCCAGCCGGCCACCTCCCACATCCACTCGTACCCGTGCATATTCCTAATTAACTTGACTGATTGCATTCTTTTTATTTCTCATAACACATGCAACATTCAACGACATTTCTGTGCGTCTTAACGCACACTAAATGCATTTTGatttattacaaaaatattAGAGTATGCTACATATTCTATCCTGTATCCTTTCATTAAAATGTTCCTTGGTCTTTTGTGTCCGAGTGTGTGGGGATGCCCCGCATTTAAATGACCACTCACATGAAATGCACCGACCCCCCCGACCCATCGAACCTAAAGCTCTTGTAACTATGTGCCTCCCAAGTCTGCCTGCCTGTCCTGTATCCTGATTGGTGGAGAGCAGGAGGCAGCGGGTATGTACGTGCAGGTGCGCAGTAGTGCTGAGAGGACAGCTTTCACCCGAACCGACATACTTGCGGCATTTAACCCACATACTACCGGTTCGCTCTCTTTCTGTTGGGGTAACATGAAGTCTGACTCGGGATAGTCATCTCATCATCTGTTCTGCATATTAGTAGATTGACCTGGACACACTACAAAGCAACGACAGGTACAGAGTTGGCAGGATAATCGTTAGACAGACAATCACTGTACTGGTGTGCCCTAGTAGAAGTATTAGTAATTTACTAGTgagcaaaaatgtcatacatgagGGAGAAAACAAAATCAGAAGAAATTTAGTCTCCACTAGTCATACACGTTGATAGGTGACCTCTACTAGTGCAGCACATGGCGTCATGTGACAGGCCAGATGGAGTACACCCACCATGTTCGCGGCACAGAAGCACAACACGATCTCACGTCTTGTCATACTCTCGCACTCGCAGATGTAATCCTGTGTCTTTTGTTTGTTGTCTTCCTCGTTAAACCCGCGATTAATCGGGGGGAAAAGAAATGCGGAAAACTAAATCGAGGGCGGCACAGTATGATACTGAAGaatatagtaccttttctcgtaggcaccgtattACTgtctgtattactctaacacacccaatattaataaaataaataataaaattcattaaatacataaaataaatagcacttacggtataccatagtttaagaaaaacaagcagaatataaggCATATCAGATAataccttcttatcacggatgcCCAGTGAGTGCGACatacaactgactgagcaagattctctagaagcaatcagttctcccggacagcccagaacaaatggcgggacgccctgtcccaacagaaggaacaccagagaacgcccgatatccaactgatagcacgactgacaagactccaagagcccctttgacgctgagatgGTAAAAtctacaaccctcgttgcccggacaacactaactcccgaatcctccagtCCAATCCAGAAACAGAcactaatcccaaacacacccttcttcctgcccacggcccgccgcgcgagagccttcaaaagactaaatgtttaactaatcgatgTCATTTTTTCTCGAGAGCCTCTTGTTGTTAAGGTGTGATAtagtgaccttggaacgagtttgcctGCTCGCCCGAGTCTGTGTGTCTGTTTCGCCTTTCTGTTTGATTGCTTCTCgacccgaataaattgtcaacttgttcccggtaagccttctttaaacctttaaaatggagtcagtacaaagggttaagtggagtttgcccttctggccggattgacAGAggtctcgccggcccgggtcgttggacttGCGCCAGCGCGGGACCGGCGGTTTGGCTGGGGTGATTCTTccggtctggctagaaggtcggATTCCTTCAATGCGCATTTCTGCCTCGCGCGCTGTGGGCTGTGCATTGTCTATCAGTGTCCTGACATTAATTGGCGACCGCCTAAATTACAATCAAACAAATTGGTGACTGGTCCAATCGCTGTTTCCAATCCCCCTTACAGTGACCGGAGGCcaattgtttttctttgtctgtTCTGATATTGTATGTGTCGTAACAGACTTGTGACCATTGACCAACCCGGCAAGTTGCAAACCAATCCCTGGACTGGTCGCCAACCCATCAAGGGCACCTCAGTTCTTATTTGCACCAGTCGATGATTTTGTCTTCAATCAGACTAACGTTTTCTGGAAAAGGCAGACAACCCGCACAAacggtggcggacttggcaattttcgggcctaaggcgaacatattcaggtgccctcttcatgggtcaggggttaaaaaggtgtgaAGGGtgaggaggaaatatgttctggtacactagggctgtcctaaacgacaaattttctcctgattagtcagccgactagttttacgattaatcgactaatctaataattttgtgttttttttttactaatttagcaatgaaatttttgttgacacttattaattcacaaaactagtttgtaacacttaaattctttattaaagtacaaacaatcatgtaaataacaataattaatcacaaataaacaatgagggtaAATGCtggtagcatttactagtgcaaaagaatggaaagtaaacagattcagaagactgactttgcctttccaacattgttcaaaacaattcttaaaaaaaaaattctagcaatattattatagtatactactatatataatataataattattcattgccaatcatatttgtcatgaagagtgtcatttgaaagctatttttagtgtagaatctgtattatgtagtatttactcaacatattatgaaattaattctgaagtatgtgggattaactccagaaatcattatttatatgacgaacatgacgtgcttttgctgttaaccagctgttgagtgttattgtatgactgattggaactgtactacattctttcgccacagggtgtgctgtcgtgtatcttatgttcggtgtgaagaagaagaagaaagttaaaagaggcagtagggtcctgttctcaacttctccctcactgcactttggctctcatggagtgcACGTTCGCTCATTTGTTCGAAATAAAAGATAgctgacgtgcaaagtagcaagtgagctgtaaaaatagtgagcttagtggcgtgaaaactgcgggagagctaagtgaagctaacgaacagctaagcggagctaaacgatgctaaacggtgctaaatgaagctaagcgactgatactctgtCCGTCgtggtggaacagtccattgtagtgcgtttcCGGGGCGGGGGCGGGGGTCATTCAAATGACTttctgttttgttatttgtttgttctgtatgctgacataattacacatgacgaatagttgggggtgctgctggctccggtggcccaagccgttgctcgttggagcaagggcagctggttgggggccccctactggttgggggcctaaggcgatcgtctacttcgcctgaatagtaaatCCGCCTATGCGCACAAACGTGGGGATTCAAACCCTGAACTTCAGAAGCGCAAGGGAGATGCACTCACTTGTAGGCCACCATGCTGCCCCTCTTAACGCTTTCACtttagtttgtcactagtagacgtctatcgcagtcaatggcagccaattaaaaagGCAAATGGTGCTATTGGCAGGACTGGCTGACAGAGGATGATGATCCGGCAGGATCTTGCCCTCGTGTCCTTGGAACCCGATTGCTATGGCAACATTATTTTTCTCCCCTCCTTCTCAAGCTCGCTGTCCTTTCGGACTGATGCAAACCTTGCTTTTTTCCCAACTCTTATTTTACTCTTCTTGTGTAGGTGATGGACTCTCACCTCCTTCCACACTTCTGCAGTGGTTCTTTGAGATACAAGTGAGCCAACTTATGGGTTTTTCAAGATCTGATTCATCGTTCAGATGATTTTTCTTGTATTTGACTAGCGAACAAAAGCATGAGATGGCAACTGTGTGGCTGTTAGAGAACCATTTTTTAAGATGTTCACTCCACTTGAAATCACGAACAAagaacatttttaaaagaaaaaaaaagaaattctgcattgaaaaaaaaaaccaattagCTCCGTGCTAAAACACACAACCAACGCCATAGACAGGCTCATGCTGCGACATCAAGTCTGATGTACTTTTCAACCATTTTTCAATGGAAAGACTCATTCGTGACGTGAAACGAGATCAAGCGGCACACCGCCTCGTGCGGGTGACTTCGGCATACTTCAATTGGCCTTTTGTAGCGACTTGAAGGCCGCTTGTCTTTTCGACGCGCTTAGCAAAATCAGCTTATCTGATGTTACAGCTTCCGTATCGATGCGCGAAAAGAGCGTCGGCGCAGCGACACGCAGAAAAGCATGACGATGCGACAACTCAGAGAACGAAGATTGAGCTTTGAGAGCATTTTTACCCATCAATGCCGCATCGCGACATGCTCAGTGTGAACGGTTTAAACAAACCAAGTGTTGTGAATTGACCTTCATAAAATATTGACAAAGTTCCCCAAAAAAGAAGCGCATAAAAGATTTATCCAAATAAAAGCATTCAGAGGCTGCAAAGTGGGCACGCTCGGCACGACAAAAACAAAGTTTGAGAAGAAAAGCACAAATTATGGACGTAGAAAATGTACAAAAGCGGTTATTTCAACTAAAATGGAAGGTGAACACCAATTTAGCAGCGCGATCCAAGTGACAAACTCTCACACCGGCGACCAATAAGAAGCCCGCCTTGAACTCCTCCGGGGTGACGACGAGCCGCACTCGTCAGATGCTCATTAAAATCCAAGTGTGTCAGATTGTTGGCCGGGAATGGAAATGATATGAGAGAAAGGAGTGGAGGGGGCGCATTGGGTGGCCGAACTCGGCCCGCCCCACCATCTGAGTGTTGCCGATAACTGGAAAATCATTCCGATGGAGTCTTAAAGAGGTTTTTGATTTGGAATTTTTGTTTGTCGCGTTCATTCAACGGATGCATTGGCCACTCTGGTCCTCTCTTGTGGTCTTTCACTTTTTAGATTGTCTGGAGGGATGTCTGTAAAACTTGTTTGCATTATACTTGGTCTTCGCCTTGGGGACGACACTAACTAAATTTACCGCTCCTTCGTTAATCGTGGCGGGATCAGAAGGGATACGTATATTCAAAGGATGTATACGCATCGAtcgtctgacatggatttttttttctcagggcTGATGAATTACAAGAATTACTAATTGTTGTTTATATGGTCTGGATTAACCAGTAGAGGGCACACGCTCGCTTCGATTGTGCTTTTCATATCGTAGTTCATTTTAAACTTGTTTACACAGGGGGACACTCACTCATAACACCAATTTTGACTCGCAATCTTCCTGttcacaaaaacacacataaattgGAGCACTTGGTGCTTGGTCAAAGCGCCACGTGAAATCTCGATATCTGGTCGCCAGTCAACGTTAGGGCATCTACTAGTATGTGGACGACTCACGGACCGGTCGCCAGTCAGTCCATGCAGGTGCAACCGAGAGAGACCGCTCCCAACCTCAACGAACCTTCCATGTTTTTGGAGTGGCCGAGGAAGCCGGAGAAAACCTTGATTCAAACCCCGTTCCTGAGAACTACGAGGCAGCTCCTAGCTTTTATTCTCCAAACGATCGTAAGTGTAACATGGAAGCGTCGGATCGCATTCCCTCGCCGTCACCTCGGCCGTCACATGCTTCACACACTGAGTGGTTGCCTAGACAACAGGTATCAGAGAAGAGAGGCTCCCTGAGGATTTgctctgtgtgtttgtgtgcgaacgtgtgagggagggagggagggagactgATTGTGTATTCAGTCCTCGCTCTTTTTTCCCTCCCTGCTGTTCGAGACGGATGCAGGTCGACCAGCCAAGCGTGCCGTCCGTATTGCAGCGCCAACTGGAGGAACGCTTTCAGTGTCTCTGAATTTCTAATGAGATATGCTCCAAGGTGACTCCTGAGATGGACGGTCCCGGGCAGTAATTAGAATAATgatgaactctttcagtgccactgacaagCGTAGATGTCCAATCGTCATTAGTTGatgacgtccaacccatttaaagtgggagggtggcagcccttccatttcaaacggattggacgtccatcgccgtcaatggcggccaatgagttaacaagataAATCAGCTGTTGCTCTGACAACCAAATGTCACTTTTGCTGACATTCACGTACAACCCACCACGCACTACTCAGATGACGTAGTCGGTCCAAAAATCCAGTCGGAACGGTGTGAATCGGTTGACAAATGCGGACGGGTGATTTCAATGTGTCAAATATCTCAACGGAAGTGTTGGTGTTTTTATAGGAAATGTAGACATTGGGGGAACGTGAAAATCTGTAAACGCTCGCAGTTCCGAGAGTAAAGAATTTATTCTAACTTCAAGCAAGCAGAATGTTTTAAAAGGCTCCTCAAGTGCACTGGTGTATCATTTAGGGTTGACTGACTGCCGGAGAAGGAAAAGTGCAAGAAAAGAGTTGAGCTTTGTCTTGCAGATGTGCGAGCCCAGCTGGTAGAGCAGCAGCGCTGCCTAGAGCAGCAGACTGAGATGCGCGTGCAACTCCTCCAGGACCTGCAGGACTTCTTCCGCAAGAAGGCAGAGATCGAGACGGAGTACTCCAGGAACCTGGAGAAGCTGGCCGAGCGCTTCATGGCCAAGACGCGCAGCACCAAAGACCACCAGCAGTATAAGTGAGAAACCCGCACGAGCGCTTCTTCCGAATGGACCGACCGCTCCACACCGTTTTGTCTGCCTCTTCTAGGAAGGACCAGAACCTTCTGTCACCCGTCAACTGCTGGTACCTGTTGCTCAACCAGGTGAACGTCAGGCATTGCCAGCCAACATTTGAGGGAGGCGtgtgagagttttttttttccttcttgggTTTTCAGGTGAGGAGGGAGAGCAAGGACCACGCTACTCTAAGCGATCTCTACTTGAACAACGTCATCAGCCGCCTCACTCACATCAGCGACGACTCGGCCCGCCTCCTCAAGAGGGTCAGCTCGCCCTTCGTCGTCATCGCCGTCATCACAGTGACCATCATCATCGTAATCACAATTTCACGGCAAggctaaaaaaatgaaattaaaaaaaaaaagcttccggAACATCTGCCGATTTTTGAAGGTATTGCACGCTCGGCTTAAAAGGCAAAACAATGTACTTTGCTACATGAAAAATACatcttttcatgttttattcaACTTGTGCGCTAAATTCGGAAAGCTCGTTCCCAGCTGAGGGAAAAGTCAAGTCAGTTTTGCGGCGCACCGCTGGGCTTAGCGGCTAATTAAACACCCGCGCATTTCCCGCCTCCCACTTTAGCTCATCATCTTCATTATTAATCCTTCCCGCGGctcacggggggaaaaaaataaacggCGTGACGATGACCTGACGTGATCCTCGCTCGTGTAAAATTCATCACTTTGCTGTGTCTTCCAACAGAGTAAGGAGATTATCTTTCAGCTTCAAGAGGATCTCATGAAGCTTCTCAACGAGCTTTACACCGTGAGTAGCAACAAACTTTGTTTCCAAAAACATTTAGGATTGTTGGTTAGATTATTCCTCTAACATATCACCCCCAAGAAATCTTAAATTTTGTTTGTTACAAACGCAACACACTTTCTTCTTCTACAATGTGAAGAATTTTGTGGTGACAACTCTTttgtcggcacacaccggccaggTGATGAAGAGCTACCACATGTACCACGTGGAGACCATCAACGCCGAGACCAAATTGCGCGAGGCCGAGCGCCTGGAAGGTCGGGCCAAGGGCGGGTCGGGCGGTGCGGCGGAACCCGTGTTCGGCCTGCGCATCGAGGAACGCCACCAGAGACGAAACGCCGCCCGCAAGATGGAAAAAATGCGCGAGAAGGTGCGTTCGGGCCGACCGCGTCGCTCGGGCTGGTTTTCAAACAATTTACACGAATCGTGACTGCTCGGTTTGCTTTAAGAGGAAGGCAAAGTATTCGGAGAACAAAGTAAAGACGCTGAAGGCACGCAACGAGTATCTGCTGACTCTGGAGGCCACCAACGCCTCGGTTTTCAAGTACTACATCCACGACCTGCCCGACATCATAGACGTGAGTTGAAACCCTCTTTTGTTAACTTCCCTTTTGGCCTAGTTAGTCATCGCCGGTCCATTGCGCACTCGCTCGGGGTCAGTGTTGTGACTTAGGGTACCACGCAAGTCTGAGCCGGGCTCTGAGGACGTACTTGTCGGCGGAACTCAGCCTGGAAGCATCCAGGCGCACCGGCCTGGAGGTTCTTGAAGGTGCCGTGGAGGGTCTGGACCCCGCCCGCGACCGCCAGCGCCTCCTGGGTCTCTACCCCGCCGCCTTCTGTCCCCCGCCGCGCTTCAGCTTCCAGGCCCACATGGGCGACACGGTAGGTTGGCCGCCCGCCTACCTTCTGCAGAACGCGGTCTGACATTTGCATCGGCGCGCCCCGTCAGGTGAGCCAGATCGCTTCCCAACCTCAGGTGCAGGCGGAACTCACCCTTCGCCTTACGCAGCTGCAGACACGCTTGGCATCGCTGAAAATAGAGAACGAAGAGGTCAGCGCCGTCACTCCGACAAATAGCGCGGCGTGCCAGTTCCGCCATACGGACCCTGTGCCTTCCCGGGTTTTGTCCACAGGTGAAGAAGACGTGGGGTGCCACTCTGACCACTCTGCAAGACATGACGGTGCTAGATGACTACGATGTTTCGCAAAGCTTCACCCACAGTCCGTCATCCGAGTCGGTGAAGTCCAGCGTGTCCGACGGTTACCTGAACAAACCCAGTCTGGCCAAGAGACGAGCCAACCAGCAAGAGACGGAACTTTTTTACTTCACCGTGAGACGCAAGCCACGCACGCACAAAGACGACAAAAAATCAGTCAAACCGACTCAATGGCTCTTTGTCTCCCAGAAATTCCGCGAGTACCTGGAGGGGAGCAACCTCGTCTCCAAGCTCCAAGCCAAACACGACATCCTCAAGAAAGCCATAGCAGAAGGTCGGATAAGTAAATGCGTACAgattaaaccaggggtccccatgtGCCGGgctgcacagaaataataattaacgACCGtattctggctgaattaaccATGTGCCCCtgtttaacacaccaatatccctgtctactctagatataatactacaggatagattcgaatgtcgtcatagaactccattgattggactgctagcagtacatcttgttttgtgtatataatacatCTATGTGCGCTTCTCCTCAATAatagcgtattactaggccacgggcgcagcacatttgatcccggaaataataagcccccacacgagcgaagatgactggaaaacagacgtttttggagatattttttacggcgaaaagggcacctgacgagccagaagatgagcctacaacctcgaagacccacgaacgacGAagcagtggattcgtgacccgtttgtgaataaaccgagtgattcgagcatgtctgtgcaacaggaggatcagcttgtagagatcgcattgACGGCGACCTGAAACgttcatttgagacaacaactctgtcaaggttctggattaaagtcattccggaatatcctgacatcgctacgagagcattgaaaaccttactacaatttccaacatcgtatctttgtgaagcgggcttcttaattaatgcttaacgacaaggcgaagttgtgtgcagttgttgtgtgcagctaacatggcaggatgtatctgaggagaacttttctacatgtccttccatgatcaaaccaaagttaatattcctttctttaaagaaagtttgtagtgttacaaaatttgtcagaacactggtccgtgaaaaagagacccaaataacaccagtccgtggtgcaaaaaaggttggggacccctgtattAAACTATTCGGTTTAAGCTCGCCTTCATAAGCAATTTGTCCAGAATGTCAAGAATGTTAAGAATAAGACCGATTGTTTCTTTCCGGCAGGCTACAAAGCAGAGCTTCTCACCACCAGGTAAGATGTTTACTATTAATCGCGGTCGTTCACGGGGTCGACGCGGTTTCAGTGCGAAATGTTGTCTTTCAGTCGTGGGCGGAAGAACTCGCACAGCAAGCACCAGGTAGCATTTCCCGTCAAAGACGATCAATCTGGATTCGGATGGCATATGTGACTTAAGCCTGACAAATGTATCGACAGGATTCAACCAAAGCCATACCTCTGCTGGTAGAGAGCTGCATCCGCTACATCAACTTGCATGGTATGTGTACGCCACAGAAGTCCCTAGTTACTCTGGCAAAAAAATCAAGTCAGTCAAGGCTTTCACCTAGTAAAACAACTCAGTTGGAACATGAGGTGAAGCGGCAGTAATACTGGCCAAAATCTCGAGGGTGTGGGGTGAGGCAGAGTGAGAGACTTGTAGAAATAACTCCTGAGTAGAAATGGAAGCATTTTGTCGGAGGTAGTCGCTGTAAATTCCTCAGGTTGGGTCCTGAAGATGACTGGAACGCTTGAGAGCCAAGAATGTTTTTGCGTACCCCGCAGGTCTCCAGCATCAAGGCATATTCCGGGTGTCCGGTTCTCAGGTGGAAGTCAACGACATCAAAAACACCTTCGAGAGAGGTGAGACTTTGGTAGGCGGGCAAAGGCCAGCGAGTGAAGACAATGAGGAGAACGTAACGTTGTCCTGGTCCAGGTAACGACCCGCTGATCGACGAGGAATGCAACCACGATATCAATTCAGTGGCCGGTGTCTTGAAGCTGTACTTTCGCGGACTGGAGAACCCGCTCTTTCCCAGCGACAGGTTTAACGACCTCATCGCCTGTGTCCGTGAGTTCACACCAGAGAAGGATGGAGGCTTAAACTAGAACTAAACTAGTATCTCTACTTCTACCGAGATGGAAAGTAGTATTACTTTTCTTGTGTGTACGGTGCAATCAAGTGTTTTACCGCGCAGGGATGGAAAACCTTTACGAACGAGCTCAGTGCATCCAAAAGATTCTCCTGGGTGTTCCGAGGGCCACGCTCGTG
This sequence is a window from Corythoichthys intestinalis isolate RoL2023-P3 chromosome 13, ASM3026506v1, whole genome shotgun sequence. Protein-coding genes within it:
- the LOC130928230 gene encoding SLIT-ROBO Rho GTPase-activating protein 1-like isoform X1; this encodes MSNSNKSKKDKEILADYESQVKDVRAQLVEQQRCLEQQTEMRVQLLQDLQDFFRKKAEIETEYSRNLEKLAERFMAKTRSTKDHQQYKKDQNLLSPVNCWYLLLNQVRRESKDHATLSDLYLNNVISRLTHISDDSARLLKRSKEIIFQLQEDLMKLLNELYTVMKSYHMYHVETINAETKLREAERLEGRAKGGSGGAAEPVFGLRIEERHQRRNAARKMEKMREKRKAKYSENKVKTLKARNEYLLTLEATNASVFKYYIHDLPDIIDCCDLGYHASLSRALRTYLSAELSLEASRRTGLEVLEGAVEGLDPARDRQRLLGLYPAAFCPPPRFSFQAHMGDTVSQIASQPQVQAELTLRLTQLQTRLASLKIENEEVKKTWGATLTTLQDMTVLDDYDVSQSFTHSPSSESVKSSVSDGYLNKPSLAKRRANQQETELFYFTKFREYLEGSNLVSKLQAKHDILKKAIAEGYKAELLTTSRGRKNSHSKHQDSTKAIPLLVESCIRYINLHGLQHQGIFRVSGSQVEVNDIKNTFERGNDPLIDEECNHDINSVAGVLKLYFRGLENPLFPSDRFNDLIACVRMENLYERAQCIQKILLGVPRATLVVMRYLFAFLNHLSKYSDENMMDAGNLAIVFGPTLLPTPDTLDQVACQAHVNEVIKTVILHHDNIFPDAKELPGPLYETCMTGEQYCESPFSEPGALEETEPDAGTETQTSDEEGEAVEAVARFDYVGRSGRELSFKKGAVLLLYQRASHDWWEGRHNGNRGLVPHQYIVLQDRGDAASDTSSQKADSDGGSSSTEDKRSTRDLRSPTEIRPPEAYHSHRRKRTDGLFRRPLGRSNDCHGNGAALERGSPPVTGHFSPRDLLLGRSQGLTPPLDSPEHRRRSAAVNVSVGRHDSLRRSEDPLVRRSGFDSHRARAADPGALAQDIEETVSVALGDFRHSDRQGRRPAPDVVLDTLEQVKNGPPAPSSSESPSPHSTPSTPGTPGTPGTPGTPSPLSPVSPLPGPPARPANPSPDAMGCFKPATGARTGVPLRPPALRPKPAVPPKCSTPPLPPPLDKSCTM